In one Grus americana isolate bGruAme1 chromosome 1, bGruAme1.mat, whole genome shotgun sequence genomic region, the following are encoded:
- the LOC129205384 gene encoding uncharacterized protein LOC129205384 — protein MSKWKPVMSSVPQDSILAPIQGPAPGLGQPRDGLSKLEDEGVESSPVEKDLGILVHEKLDMSPTQYVLLPRHYVKNKVSETNEELRKKGKNGVLWKPTHDQSSLAKVLESSVAEKALGVLVDTKSTRSQQAVHACPSITPAAAPPARAAEPGPCDEEEGPPPLRRRLGHRQAQTGQRPAPAALPGPGPAAGAEQQEGGSRGCRPGGGGGPAHQLPRPRLALRLLHRHFPVSLAATSRARAGQRLCPAPRAFVLPLQLSPRGRAVPAPASARSLGSSGHSGCFSSLSCRSSRALKELWLSALLGPPEGVEGARVTQLPSIKLLLQELSGRNAVSVPPASALPSPEAAPAQHQAGAEQRPPPVPSGGSSERGLGPSAGECGCRRRGQDGPSPLLCPAATPAALALLLPFPQGTAVPIALRRDRAEPRGPSLPNGAPLPLPLPCFQRRGDSAQRPRERSPGASPPPRLFALLSLAAGGTRRRRRGLPWPFARRRGSSAAAEAAGQSGSGGRGALFGQPLAALCSQDGTLPQPIQDLLALLAEHGPSTEGIFRLAVKEHVSRELREALDSGAEVHLESQPAHVLAVLLKDFLRKIPSKLLGAELYEEWMSALQKTSRQEKLAALREVAGKLPQANLLLLKSLLSLLQRISRNAASSRMTAGNLAICVGPNLLSPPEEQTLPLDALVQVTGQVTGLVEFLIEHHGDLFGEEVAGLAGTSAEESPAPGLEAETAEVPPVAAESQHLKSSSGERSLPGSSQENRKRKLTCEEGSDGHPGRKRRRLERELSGMGD, from the exons atgtccaagtggaaaccagtaatGAGCAGTGTCCCTCAAGACTCCATACTGGCACCAAttcaaggtcctgcacctgggttggggcAGCCCAGGGATGGACTCAGCAAGCTGGAGGATGAAGGagttgagagcagccctgtggagaaggacttgggaatACTGGTgcatgaaaaattggacatgagcc CCACCCAGTACGTCCTTTTACCCAGACATTATGTGAAGAATAAAGTTAGTGAGACAAATGAGGAGTtaaggaagaaaggcaaaaatggaGTTCTGTGGAAACCTACTCATGACCAAAGCAGCTTGGCAAAGGTGTTGGAAAGCAGCGTggcagaaaaggccctgggggtcctggtggacaccaagtcgACCAGGAGCCAGCAAG CAGTGCACGCCTGtcccagcatcaccccagcCGCTGCTCCGCCAGCGCGTGCGGCTGAGCCAGGGCCGTGCGACGAGGAAGAGGGACCTCCTCCTCTTCGGCGACGCCTTGGTCATCGCCAAGCCCAA acgGGGCAGCGCCCCGCGCCcgcagctctgcctggccctgggccagctgcaggtgctgagcagcaggaaggggGCAGCCGGGGATGCcgcccaggaggaggaggagggccgGCACACCAACTCCCTCGTCCTCGTCTGGCCCTGCGGCTTCTGCACCGTCACTTTCCCGTGAGTCTGGCTGCCACGTCCCgcgccagggctgggcagcgccTCTGTCCTGCCCCACGGGCCTTcgtcctgcctctgcagctgtccccacggggcagggctgtgccggcgcccgcctctgcccgcagcctgggcagcagcgggcactcaggctgtttctcctctctctcttgccGCAGCTCCCGGGCACTGAAGGAGCTCTGGCTCAGCGCGCTCCTTGG GCCACCAGAAGGAGTGGAAGGAGCCCGGGTGACCCAGCTGCCCTCCATcaagctcctgctgcaggagctgagcggCCGCAATGCCGTGAGTGTCCCTCCTGCCTCCGCTCTGCCCAGCCCCgaggctgctccagcccagcatcAG GCTGGTGCAGAGCAGCGGCCACCTCCCGTCCCCTCCGGCGGCAGCAGCGAACGTGGCCTTGGCCCCTCGGCTGGTGAGTGCGGATGCAGAAGACGGGGGCAGGACggcccttctcccctcctctgcccggCGGCCACTCCTGCTGCactggcgctgctgctgcccttcccgCAGGGCACGGCCGTCCCCATCGCTCTGCGGCGGGACAGAGCTGAGCCCCGGGGCCCCTCGCTCCCAAACGGCgcccctctgcctctgcctctgccttgcTTTCAGCGGCGGGGGGACAGCGCCCAGAGGCCCCGGGAGCGCTCGCCCggcgcttctcctcctccacggCTCTTTGCTCTCTTGTCCTTGGCAGCAGGCGGGAcccgcaggaggaggagggggctgccctggcccttcGCACGGCGGCGAGGCAGCTCGGCCGCTGCAGAGGCAGCCGGGCAGTCGGGCTCTGGCGGCAGGGGGGCTCTCTTcggccagcccctggcagctctctgcagccaggACGGCACGCTGCCCCAGCCCATCCAG GACCTGCTGGCTCTCTTGGCCGAGCACGGGCCATCCACGGAGGGGATTTTCCGGCTGGCGGTCAAGGAGCACGTCTCCCGGgagctgagggaggccctcgACAGCGGAGCAGAGGTCCACCTTGAAAGCCAGCCTGCGCACGTGCTGGCCGTCCTCCTGAAG GACTTCCTGCGGAAGATCCCCTCTAAGCTCCTCGGGGCAGAGCTGTACGAGGAGTGGATGAGCGCCCTGCAGAAgaccagcaggcaggagaagctggcagcACTCAGGGA gGTGGCCGGCAAGTTGCCCCAGgccaacctcctgctcctcaagagcttgctgtccctgctgcaaaGGATCAGCAGAAACGcggccagcagcaggatgacTGCCGGCAACCTGGCCATCTGCGTGGGGCCGAACCTGCTCAGCCCACCCGAGGAGCAGACGCTGCCCCTGGACGCCCTGGTGCAGGTGACGGGGCAG GTGACAGGGCTGGTGGAGTTCCTCATTGAGCACCACGGGGACCtctttggggaggaggtggccGGGCTTGCCGGCACATCGGCCGAGGAGTCGCCGGCACCAGGGCTggaagcagagacagcagag GTGCCTCCAGTCGCTGCAGAAAGCCAACACCTGAAGAGCTCCTCTGGGGAGAGAAG CTTGCCAGGCTCttcacaagaaaacagaaagcgAAAActgacctgtgaagaggggagcgaCGGGCACCcgggcaggaagaggagaaggctggagagggagctCTCGGGGATGGGCGACTGA